In Candidatus Cohnella colombiensis, one DNA window encodes the following:
- a CDS encoding putative holin-like toxin yields METKDVLTLMLGTATLVVLFIGLIITLIEKFQKRK; encoded by the coding sequence TTGGAAACGAAAGACGTTCTAACCTTGATGCTCGGGACAGCGACTCTAGTCGTATTGTTTATCGGACTCATAATTACGTTGATCGAAAAGTTCCAGAAAAGGAAATAG